One part of the Paenibacillus silvisoli genome encodes these proteins:
- a CDS encoding aldo/keto reductase yields the protein MKRNRLGNSELMVGEVGLGCMSIGTDQRKASEIIHAALEYGVNFLDTADLYDEGLNEEIVGAAIHGRRREDVILATKVGNRRFPGRDGWVWDASKAYILEAVKGSLKRLRTDCIDLYQLHGGTMNDPFDETIEAFEQLKREGVIRFYGISSIRPNVIREYTCRSSIVSVMSQYSMLDRRPEESILPWLAEHTVSMIARGPVAKGILSAEGQSRLLNGYLDYTAESLRSLHPKLQDISNLSNRNISQLAIRYSLSHPSVAVTIPGASSLQQLLDNIGASEALPLTEEEITQLRVITRFNQYEQHR from the coding sequence ATGAAACGGAATCGATTAGGCAATTCTGAGCTTATGGTTGGTGAGGTTGGTTTAGGATGCATGTCGATAGGAACAGATCAAAGAAAGGCAAGCGAGATTATTCATGCAGCACTCGAATACGGCGTGAATTTTTTAGATACAGCAGATTTGTATGATGAGGGATTGAATGAAGAAATCGTAGGTGCAGCTATTCATGGTCGGCGCCGAGAAGACGTTATTCTAGCCACGAAAGTGGGGAACCGTCGATTTCCAGGTCGAGATGGCTGGGTATGGGACGCTTCCAAAGCATATATACTCGAGGCAGTGAAAGGGAGCTTGAAGCGGCTTCGTACCGACTGTATTGATTTATATCAATTGCACGGTGGTACGATGAATGACCCCTTCGACGAGACAATTGAAGCCTTTGAACAATTGAAGCGGGAAGGGGTTATTCGCTTTTATGGCATCTCTTCAATTCGGCCAAATGTCATTCGCGAATATACATGCCGCTCATCGATTGTCAGTGTTATGAGTCAATATAGCATGTTAGACCGGCGGCCTGAAGAATCCATTCTACCTTGGCTTGCCGAACATACAGTAAGTATGATAGCTCGCGGTCCAGTGGCGAAAGGAATTCTGTCGGCTGAAGGACAAAGTCGACTTCTGAATGGATATTTGGATTACACAGCTGAATCACTCCGCTCTCTTCATCCTAAATTGCAAGATATTTCCAATTTAAGCAATCGGAATATAAGTCAGCTTGCAATTCGATATTCCTTATCACATCCTTCGGTTGCCGTGACCATCCCTGGGGCTAGCTCTTTACAACAATTATTAGACAACATTGGTGCATCTGAAGCCCTCCCCCTCACAGAAGAAGAAATTACCCAGTTACGGGTGATAACCCGATTTAATCAATATGAACAACATCGATAA